One Dioscorea cayenensis subsp. rotundata cultivar TDr96_F1 chromosome 15, TDr96_F1_v2_PseudoChromosome.rev07_lg8_w22 25.fasta, whole genome shotgun sequence genomic region harbors:
- the LOC120277211 gene encoding uncharacterized protein LOC120277211 isoform X1, with product MESTVETSPDLEKKTFFLDAEASPRNSSANSRKIFVLQNVGSRESGNSMLNSVNKQTPQIKKPHRRNGSPLYWFPRKKTDSFLKRKLRRLQEAGGMSSTLEEFLDSANPHYSRMMREKIAAREAANKAMEARKAAMIEGSWCRILRAARIQSKEAETKLAEAEKHVAEAFEAAKAMGVMMYDRPDCPRGPCKIQTSSAIGGRSTHTVTASFETAFEVDKEVAAAVKKAFVRLASCPSSSNKEEFRNLLLKISQNPDSIEADQEISEVTSECEFDPGSELEVDVQNAGGLAVGDVCRKSDIQTKERRCINEHPPTDHDEIHSSSSQDLVSEMLDRLRCLQEDQLASLAVIVATCGLNAALLEADSGKDHGIEAVTESISASVIPRPKNMALLGTNGRRYSSVTKFIGGDTRKEAEAELPSLDKFLVKHVSKFEREVQEARKKEDHRASGASVLQVVKEREKVHTSGKITSSDSMSDLGSILVKHVSRLEREIQKAKSQNNSQMIAKGKDAEGASVKDVMVAPAPEGNRDSGGVLVEHSLNGELDTERGGCKQSRNSERLTEKSEQHDLFHEAQVDKENMDCNIEETQMSRIQGAKVEAQRTLKARDELTGLEKILVKPVHRLEKDKMQALEKGSHYIIKKENRKHGHGVAASESLDKILVKHVSRLEKEKLAHCKSEDSVTVKKRDQFADRNTESLDEILVKHQSKLEKAKIAVSQQSADDRIKTVDSRKQAREKELLEAWGGLSLGNSIRPHLSRLERDKAAWRKAEEEERRQNTTMQL from the exons ATGGAATCCACCGTGGAGACCTCGCCGGATCTGGAGAAGAAGACCTTCTTCTTGGATGCTGAAGCCTCGCCGAGGAATTCAAGCGCAAACTCCAGaaag atttttgtcTTGCAGAATGTTGGTTCAAGAGAGTCTGGGAATTCAATGCTGAATTCTGTGAACAAACAAACTCCACAAATTAAGAAACCCCATCGTAGAAATGGTTCCCCTCTCTATTGGTTTCCTAGGAAGAAGACAGACTcatttttgaagagaaaattgaGACGTCTGCAG GAAGCTGGGGGAATGAGCTCAACTCTGGAGGAATTCCTAGATAGTGCCAACCCTCATTACTCGAGGATGATGAGGGAAAAGATTGCCGCCAGAGAGGCAGCAAATAAGGCCATGGAAGCTCGTAAAGCTGCAATGATTGAAGGTTCTTGGTGTCGAATACTGCGAGCAGCCAG GATTCAAAGCAAAGAAGCAGAAACTAAATTGGCTGAGGCAGAGAAACATGTGGCAGAAGCTTTTGAAGCAGCAAAAGCAATGGGAGTAATGATGTATGATAGGCCTGATTGTCCAAGGGGGCCATGCAAAATTCAGACATCCTCAGCCATTGGGGGAAGATCCACTCATACAGTCACTGCCTCTTTTGAGACGGCATTTGAAGTAGACAAGGAAGTTGCTGCAGCAGTGAAAAAAGCATTTGTTCGACTAGCCAGTTGTCCCTCCTCTTCAAATAAAGAGGAGTTCAGAAATCTGCTTCTTAAGATTAGCCAGAATCCAGATTCTATTGAGGCTGATCAAGAAATCTCAGAGGTGACTTCAGAGTGTGAATTTGATCCTGGGTCAGAACTAGAGGTGGATGTGCAAAATGCTGGAGGCCTTGCTGTTGGTGATGTATGTAGGAAATCAGATATtcaaactaaagaaagaagatgtaTAAACGAGCATCCTCCAACTGATCATGATGAAATTCACTCTAGTTCATCCCAAGATCTCGTTAGTGAAATGCTGGACAGGCTTAGATGTTTACAGGAAGATCAACTTGCTTCTCTTGCAGTTATCGTTGCCACTTGTGGCTTGAATGCTGCTCTCCTTGAAGCAGATAGTGGCAAAGATCATGGAATAGAGGCTGTAACTGAGAGCATTTCAGCTTCAGTGATTCCTCGCCCCAAAAATATGGCTTTACTTGGGACTAATGGAAGGCGATATTCCAGTGTAACTAAGTTCATTGGTGGTGATACAAGGAAAGAAGCTGAAGCAGAATTGCCAAGCTTAGACAAGTTTTTGGTCAAGCATGTATCTAAATTTGAAAGAGAAGTCCAAGAAGCGAGAAAGAAAGAGGATCATAGAGCTTCAGGAGCATCTGTGTTGCAGGTTGTTAAGGAACGGGAGAAAGTTCACACATCTGGCAAGATTACATCATCAGATTCCATGTCTGATCTTGGAAGTATTCTTGTAAAACATGTCTCCAGACTAGAAAGAGAAATCCAGAAAGCCAAGTCTCAGAATAATAGTCAAATGATTGCAAAAGGAAAGGATGCAGAAGGTGCAAGTGTTAAGGATGTTATGGTTGCACCCGCACCTGAAGGCAACAGAGACTCTGGAGGAGTCCTTGTAGAGCACTCCTTAAATGGGGAATTGGACACTGAAAGGGGAGGGTGCAAACAGTCAAGAAATTCAGAAAGATTGACTGAAAAATCAGAACAGCATGACTTGTTTCACGAAGCACAAGTAGACAAGGAAAACATGGACTGTAATATTGAAGAGACGCAGATGTCACGAATTCAAGGAGCTAAGGTGGAGGCACAAAGAACATTAAAAGCTCGAGATGAGCTAACTGGGCTTGAAAAGATCTTAGTAAAGCCTGTTCATAGGTTGGAGAAAGATAAAATGCAAGCCTTGGAAAAAGGAAGTCATTATATCATTAAGAAAGAGAACAGGAAGCATGGGCATGGTGTTGCAGCTTCAGAGAGTTTAGATAAGATCTTAGTAAAACATGTATCCAGACTTGAGAAGGAGAAACTGGCCCATTGCAAGAGTGAGGATTCGGTGACTGTGAAGAAAAGAGATCAGTTTGCTGACAGGAATACAGAGAGTTTAGATGAAATTTTGGTCAAACATCAATCTAAACTAGAGAAGGCCAAGATTGCAGTATCTCAACAATCAGCAGATGACCGCATTAAGACTGTGGATTCTCGTAAGCAAGCTCGGGAAAAGGAATTACTAGAAGCTTGGGGAGGATTGAGTTTAGGAAATTCTATCAGACCTCATCTTTCAAGACTTGAGCGAGATAAG GCTGCTTGGAGGAAGGCAGAGGAGGAAGAACGAAGACAAAACACCACAATGCAGCTCTGA
- the LOC120277213 gene encoding uncharacterized protein At2g23090-like: protein MGGGNGQKSKMARERNLEKNKGPKGSQLESNKKAMSIQCKVCMQTFICTTSEVKCREHAEAKHPKSDVYQCFPHLKA, encoded by the exons ATGGGGGGCGGCAATGGCCAGAAGTCGAAGATGGCTCGCGAGCGCAACTTGGAGAAGAACAAGGGTCCCAAGG GAAGCCAGCTTGAATCGAACAAGAAGGCTATGTCGATTCAG TGTAAGGTGTGTATGCAGACTTTCATCTGCACAACATCGGAAGTGAAATGCAGAGAACATGCTGAAGCAAAACATCCAAAATCAGATGTCTACCAATGCTTCCCCCATCTCAAAGCTTAG
- the LOC120277291 gene encoding casein kinase II subunit alpha-2: protein MSHGLDRRLVFAFALATALLALPSDPPPPPPLSSPSSNASYPIGDSFAKISRVPMSKARVYADVNVLRPKEYWDYESLTLQWGEQDDYEVVRKVGRGKYSEVFEGVNVSNNERCIIKILKPVKKKKIKREIKILQNLCGGPNIVKLLDIVRDQHSKTPSLIFEFVNSTDFKVLYPTLTDYDIRYYIYELLKALDYCHSQGIMHRDVKPHNVMIDHELRKLRLIDWGLAEFYHPGKEYNVRVASRYFKGPELLVDLQDYDYSLDMWSLGCMFAGMIFRKEPFFYGHDNHDQLVKIAKVLGTDELNAYLNKYRLELDPQLDALVGRHSRKPWSKFINADNQHLVSPEAIDFLDKLLRYDHQDRLTAREAMAHPYFQQVRAAENSRMRTQ from the exons ATGAGCCATGGCCTTGATCGTCGCCTCGTCTTTGCGTTTGCCCTAGCCACTGCTCTCCTCGCCCTCCCCTCtgatcctcctcctcctcctcctctgtcTTCGCCGAGCTCCAACGCCAGCTATCCAATTGGTGATTCTTTTGCTAAGATCTCGCGTGTTCCCATGTCGAAGGCCAGGGTTTATGCCGATGTCAATGTCCTCCGTCCCAAGGAGTACTGGGATTACGAGTCGCTCACCTTGCAGTGGGG TGAGCAGGATGATTATGAGGTTGTGCGAAAAGTTGGAAGAGGGAAATATAGTGAGGTATTTGAAGGTGTAAATGTCTCCAACAATGAACGATGCATCATCAAAATCCTTAAGcctgtgaagaaaaaaaag ATAAAgagggaaataaaaatacttcagAATCTTTGTGGAGGTCCTAATATCGTGAAGCTGCTTGACATTGTCAGAGATCAACATTCTAAAACTCCCAGcctgatatttgaatttgtgaaCAGCACAGATTTCAAAGTTCTATATCCCACACTGACTGATTATGACATTCGATACTACATATATGAGCTTCTCAAG GCACTTGATTACTGTCATTCACAAGGGATCATGCATCGAGATGTCAAACCCCACAATGTAATGATAGATCATGAGCTTCGGAAACTTCGCTTGATTGATTGGGGGCTCGCTGAGTTTTATCATCCAGGGAAGGAATATAATGTTCGTGTAGCATCAAG ATATTTCAAGGGGCCTGAACTCTTGGTTGATCTGCAAGATTATGACTATTCCTTGGACATGTGGAGTCTTGGCTGCATGTTTGCTGGTATG ATTTTTCGGAAAGAACCCTTCTTCTATGGTCATGACAACCATGATCAACTTGTTAAAATTGCAAAG GTGCTTGGAACAGATGAACTGAATGCATACTTGAACAAGTATCGCTTGGAGCTTGATCCCCAACTTGATGCCCTAGTTGGAAG GCACAGTAGGAAACCTTGGTCTAAATTCATAAATGCAGACAACCAACATCTTGTTTCTCCTGAG GCAATAGATTTCCTTGATAAGCTTCTTCGCTACGATCACCAGGACAGACTTACTGCCAGGGAAGCAATG GCACACCCTTATTTCCAACAAGTCAGAGCTGCAGAAAACAGCAGGATGCGAACCCAATAA
- the LOC120277211 gene encoding uncharacterized protein LOC120277211 isoform X2 translates to MESTVETSPDLEKKTFFLDAEASPRNSSANSRKNVGSRESGNSMLNSVNKQTPQIKKPHRRNGSPLYWFPRKKTDSFLKRKLRRLQEAGGMSSTLEEFLDSANPHYSRMMREKIAAREAANKAMEARKAAMIEGSWCRILRAARIQSKEAETKLAEAEKHVAEAFEAAKAMGVMMYDRPDCPRGPCKIQTSSAIGGRSTHTVTASFETAFEVDKEVAAAVKKAFVRLASCPSSSNKEEFRNLLLKISQNPDSIEADQEISEVTSECEFDPGSELEVDVQNAGGLAVGDVCRKSDIQTKERRCINEHPPTDHDEIHSSSSQDLVSEMLDRLRCLQEDQLASLAVIVATCGLNAALLEADSGKDHGIEAVTESISASVIPRPKNMALLGTNGRRYSSVTKFIGGDTRKEAEAELPSLDKFLVKHVSKFEREVQEARKKEDHRASGASVLQVVKEREKVHTSGKITSSDSMSDLGSILVKHVSRLEREIQKAKSQNNSQMIAKGKDAEGASVKDVMVAPAPEGNRDSGGVLVEHSLNGELDTERGGCKQSRNSERLTEKSEQHDLFHEAQVDKENMDCNIEETQMSRIQGAKVEAQRTLKARDELTGLEKILVKPVHRLEKDKMQALEKGSHYIIKKENRKHGHGVAASESLDKILVKHVSRLEKEKLAHCKSEDSVTVKKRDQFADRNTESLDEILVKHQSKLEKAKIAVSQQSADDRIKTVDSRKQAREKELLEAWGGLSLGNSIRPHLSRLERDKAAWRKAEEEERRQNTTMQL, encoded by the exons ATGGAATCCACCGTGGAGACCTCGCCGGATCTGGAGAAGAAGACCTTCTTCTTGGATGCTGAAGCCTCGCCGAGGAATTCAAGCGCAAACTCCAGaaag AATGTTGGTTCAAGAGAGTCTGGGAATTCAATGCTGAATTCTGTGAACAAACAAACTCCACAAATTAAGAAACCCCATCGTAGAAATGGTTCCCCTCTCTATTGGTTTCCTAGGAAGAAGACAGACTcatttttgaagagaaaattgaGACGTCTGCAG GAAGCTGGGGGAATGAGCTCAACTCTGGAGGAATTCCTAGATAGTGCCAACCCTCATTACTCGAGGATGATGAGGGAAAAGATTGCCGCCAGAGAGGCAGCAAATAAGGCCATGGAAGCTCGTAAAGCTGCAATGATTGAAGGTTCTTGGTGTCGAATACTGCGAGCAGCCAG GATTCAAAGCAAAGAAGCAGAAACTAAATTGGCTGAGGCAGAGAAACATGTGGCAGAAGCTTTTGAAGCAGCAAAAGCAATGGGAGTAATGATGTATGATAGGCCTGATTGTCCAAGGGGGCCATGCAAAATTCAGACATCCTCAGCCATTGGGGGAAGATCCACTCATACAGTCACTGCCTCTTTTGAGACGGCATTTGAAGTAGACAAGGAAGTTGCTGCAGCAGTGAAAAAAGCATTTGTTCGACTAGCCAGTTGTCCCTCCTCTTCAAATAAAGAGGAGTTCAGAAATCTGCTTCTTAAGATTAGCCAGAATCCAGATTCTATTGAGGCTGATCAAGAAATCTCAGAGGTGACTTCAGAGTGTGAATTTGATCCTGGGTCAGAACTAGAGGTGGATGTGCAAAATGCTGGAGGCCTTGCTGTTGGTGATGTATGTAGGAAATCAGATATtcaaactaaagaaagaagatgtaTAAACGAGCATCCTCCAACTGATCATGATGAAATTCACTCTAGTTCATCCCAAGATCTCGTTAGTGAAATGCTGGACAGGCTTAGATGTTTACAGGAAGATCAACTTGCTTCTCTTGCAGTTATCGTTGCCACTTGTGGCTTGAATGCTGCTCTCCTTGAAGCAGATAGTGGCAAAGATCATGGAATAGAGGCTGTAACTGAGAGCATTTCAGCTTCAGTGATTCCTCGCCCCAAAAATATGGCTTTACTTGGGACTAATGGAAGGCGATATTCCAGTGTAACTAAGTTCATTGGTGGTGATACAAGGAAAGAAGCTGAAGCAGAATTGCCAAGCTTAGACAAGTTTTTGGTCAAGCATGTATCTAAATTTGAAAGAGAAGTCCAAGAAGCGAGAAAGAAAGAGGATCATAGAGCTTCAGGAGCATCTGTGTTGCAGGTTGTTAAGGAACGGGAGAAAGTTCACACATCTGGCAAGATTACATCATCAGATTCCATGTCTGATCTTGGAAGTATTCTTGTAAAACATGTCTCCAGACTAGAAAGAGAAATCCAGAAAGCCAAGTCTCAGAATAATAGTCAAATGATTGCAAAAGGAAAGGATGCAGAAGGTGCAAGTGTTAAGGATGTTATGGTTGCACCCGCACCTGAAGGCAACAGAGACTCTGGAGGAGTCCTTGTAGAGCACTCCTTAAATGGGGAATTGGACACTGAAAGGGGAGGGTGCAAACAGTCAAGAAATTCAGAAAGATTGACTGAAAAATCAGAACAGCATGACTTGTTTCACGAAGCACAAGTAGACAAGGAAAACATGGACTGTAATATTGAAGAGACGCAGATGTCACGAATTCAAGGAGCTAAGGTGGAGGCACAAAGAACATTAAAAGCTCGAGATGAGCTAACTGGGCTTGAAAAGATCTTAGTAAAGCCTGTTCATAGGTTGGAGAAAGATAAAATGCAAGCCTTGGAAAAAGGAAGTCATTATATCATTAAGAAAGAGAACAGGAAGCATGGGCATGGTGTTGCAGCTTCAGAGAGTTTAGATAAGATCTTAGTAAAACATGTATCCAGACTTGAGAAGGAGAAACTGGCCCATTGCAAGAGTGAGGATTCGGTGACTGTGAAGAAAAGAGATCAGTTTGCTGACAGGAATACAGAGAGTTTAGATGAAATTTTGGTCAAACATCAATCTAAACTAGAGAAGGCCAAGATTGCAGTATCTCAACAATCAGCAGATGACCGCATTAAGACTGTGGATTCTCGTAAGCAAGCTCGGGAAAAGGAATTACTAGAAGCTTGGGGAGGATTGAGTTTAGGAAATTCTATCAGACCTCATCTTTCAAGACTTGAGCGAGATAAG GCTGCTTGGAGGAAGGCAGAGGAGGAAGAACGAAGACAAAACACCACAATGCAGCTCTGA